A stretch of Vairimorpha necatrix chromosome 2, complete sequence DNA encodes these proteins:
- a CDS encoding DDE-TNP-IS1595 domain-containing protein, protein MIIMILVDDSKSKTLKEIIKNYVYSESIIHSDCSESHLKLKEYFSEHKIVNHSLEFWIKNETSTRNRTRTLITGSLIRYMLRRNFEDDLFTNSIKLNFFF, encoded by the exons ATGATAATTATGATTCTAGTCGACGATAGTAAATCCAAAACtctaaaagaaataattaaaaattatgtttacTCCGAATCAATTATACACAGTGACTGCTCTGAGTCTCATTTAAAGttaaaagaatatttttcgGAACACAAAATTGTAAATCATTCATTAGAGTTC TGGATAAAAAATGAGACTTCAACAAGAAACAGAACCAGAACATTGATTACTGGTTCGTTGATAAGATATATGTTAAGAAGGAACTTTGAAGATGATTTATTTACGAAtagtattaaattaaatttctttttttag